The genome window GATACGTGATTTACAAGAACATACGCATACTTCCCTGTTCTGAGGCAAAGTGGATAATCAATATTATTCCCTTACAAAAAGAGGCAAACTTAGAATTAGTTCTTTGATCACGGCATGGTCAGTTGTTGAATACAAAAAACTCTAAACTTGCTTTGTGGACCATTTCCAATAGCATATCACAGTAAAGCTTACTTGGACACTACCAGTTGAAGTCCCTAATGCAAATGTCGGCAGTTAAAAACAAACGTTCAGCAGCTGCAACACCAAAATATTATACTTCCCTTCGCATATATATTGAGGATCCTCTACATGATAGTAACATGAAACTGAAAATCTAAGGTAGAAGTTACTAggcattacatttcatgaattgtaATGTCATACATCACAAATATCATGCTAAATTTCGAAATTTTGCAATATCTGATATTACAAGCCATAAGTTGGTTTTTCGAAGACTGAAAATCTTAAGCTTATTGTTCACCTTGGTCCGGACAAAATGGAAGGCAATACTGAACTGATAGTGATTTCCCTCTGTTGGTTGCCTGTCCCAACCTGAGGTACGTTTGTGAAATTGTAATCCAAGTTAGTTTCAACAGACACCAAACCTTCTAGCGCCTTAACCACCAATGTCATCGAAGGCTTCTTTGTGAAGTCTCCCTGTAGACACCATGCAGCAATGCTCATCATTTCTGTCACTGCTTCTTTGTGGAGCTGCATATCTTCATTGTTTTTGTCAACCATATCCATAAGCTGCTCTTGTTCTGCTTTTCTCCTAAAAACACTAACCAAATGGACATCTTCTTCATCAGCCTGGGACCAATCCAAATTCTTTCTCCCACAGAGCAGTTCTAAGAGCACAATTCCAAAGGCATACACATCAACTTTCTCAGTGATTACTGAGCTCAACCATTCAGGGGCTAAATACCCTCGTGTTCCTCTCATTCTAGTTACCACTTTGCTTTTGTTTTTCTCAATTAGTTTCGACAACCCAAAATCAGATATCTTAGCATTGAAATTTTGATCTAGAAGGATGTTTTGTGGTTTGATGTCCAAATGAATTATCTTCTGGTTGCATTCTTCATGAAGATAAGCTAACCCTTTGGCAATATCTGATATTATCCTTAGCCTTGTATGCCATGTAAGCCCATTAGCTGGATTTTTATGAGAAATAAACCTATCTAATGATCCATTTACCATGTGCTCATAGATCAAAAGCCTGTGGCTCTTTTCGGCACAAAATCCAATGAGTTTTACTAAATTGACGTGGTGAATGCCACCTACTATCTTTACTTCTGTTAAGAATGAATCCTTTCCTTGAGCTACACAATCCAAATGCTTCACAGCTATTTTGGTGCCATTACTGAGTGTTCCTTCATATACAGATCCAAATCCTCCTTCCCCGAGCTTTCTGCTGAAATTTTCTGTAATTACTTTCAAGTCATTGAAAGAGAATCGAGTTAGGATCCCCGGTAAGATTGTTGCTAGATCCAGAAGATCCCTGGCCTTGTCGTGCAGCGTCCTCTTTTTGAAAAGAACGAACCACACAGTGATACTTACAACTATTCCCACAAAAACTGCAAGAGTAGATGCTACTATCACTTTCAGAGGTCTTGATTGCTTTCGTCGAGAAATAATTGGTGACTGATACTGTGCCTTTAAGGAATTCTGCACCTTAAGAAAAACAGTCGTCTTGTCTCTCTCTGCCCAGTTGTCCATAAAAGAAAAGACTTCATTCAGTAATAAGCAGTTTTTTCTTGGTGTTCCAGACCAAACAACAGCTTTGCAAGAACAGTTGCTCAGACAGGCTGTTTTGCAATCTTCCAACTTTGTCCCCTCGAACCATATGCTTGAACTTGGTTTAAAGTTAGTCTCAAATGCAAAATATGTGGTCTCTTTGAGCTCTATTAGACTATGATATTGCAAAGAATTGCAAGAAATGGATGTTAGCTGTGAGCATCCTAGATCTGGGTTCCTATTTATTGGCCTGAAGAAGTTTCCTTCTACCGGACAATTACATTGCTTATCATTTGTACAAATGCTATATCTTCCACACACCATTGGATACCCACAGTTCCCTAAATCTGAAGACAAAACCTCAGATAACTCTTTCCAATCAAAGGCATCCGACTGGTACACCCTTATATGTCCATCAGGTCCAAGCTTTATGAATTGGGTTTCTGATGTATAAGGGTCTTGTAGAGCAGTAAAGGTTCGACCGTCAAAATCGTAATAAGGGCTACCTTGAGCGTCATACTGATTCAAAGCCGTATAATACTGAGGTGGATCAGTATCTATGGAAGTCACCAGACTTCCATTAAGAACAGTAAAAGAAAAAGACTGATTTGTTGAAGAAATGGTTGCTGTAAGCTTCCGCCCAGAAACCAACTTCTGCCCTGGAAGCAAACAGTCCGTTGGATGATCAAAAGATTGCCAAATTGCGCGTTTTCTCTTATCAAAGAGAACGATATTCCCTCTTTCTGTCAAGTTTAAGCCTGAAATAGATTTGCCAGTAGTATTAGTGGACCAAACAAGAGTACCATCAGAGTCTGCCAAGACTAAATTGCCATCTCGGCCTAGTTGCAACGTTGCATTGACTTTCACTGGATGGTTCCGATTAGCAGACCAAACTAAGTGGGGAAAATTTTTGATATCCTTGGGGAACAAGAGGATACCAAGAAAGCATTCTGTGGCATTGTAATTACAGCAGAAGCCACAGAGGAATCGTGGGCCGGCATTTCCACGCAGAAGTATGGGTGTCAAACTATAGAAGTCGTCAGTGGTGGAATTTATGAACAGATGAGACGGCCTGTTGATCCATAAAGAGGAAAGGCCGACAGTAGAATTTAATCGGCTGAAATCTATATTCCATGAAGATTGGGATATAGCAAAATCAGACAAACAGAAGAGGAGATAAATGAAGAGAAGGATAGCAAAATATTGTCTCTGTTTTGCTATCATTGCTACTCCCTCTGTGTTATAGTAATCCTTGTTGTTCCTTTTTGGGGATATGATCTCCTAACTATGTACAGttcaagaaagaaaaagaaaatcataCAGAATTCCAAAGTGATATCTCTAATTGTAATTTGCTCCATACATTAGTTTCTATTAGCTTGCTCAGTAGAAGAGCATCACATTCAATTTCTTCCATTCTGTTGACTTCCAACACTATTTTCAGCAGCCAACTTTGACTATAACAATGATTTCTCATTATACTTACAAAAATTTGACAGCGAATGAAGAGCGGTGACAAACCATTGAAGTTATAAATCCTCATAATTCCATTAGTTTTGGTTTCTCAATTTGCAGCGACAAGTAAATTGATATCACTTGTTTCATCAATGCCTGCTGTTATGATCAGGAGTGGAGCAGAAGCCGAGCTACGGGTTCGGTCGAACCTAGTAGCTTTTGCTCAAACAGTGTATTTTGTGTTacgaaattcattaaatatgtacaaatagtAAATGTAAAACCAAGTCATTAACATTCGAAGTCATCGTTCTAAAATCCAAAATCCATAAAGTTAAAATCCTAGCTCCGCCTTTGTGATTTTCTTTGATATAGAGCTTCTCATTGTGTACGGTCGAGGAAAGAAAACTCTATAGTAAAATTCCTTCATCTTTGTCTCTTTCTCAGTCTTTGCCCGGTCAATACGAAGAGGGGCCTCACAAAAACTTATTCAGTGTGCTGTTATCTTCATAATTAAACTTTTGTTGACTTGTACACTCTGTCCAGAAGCTCAGTATTGACAAAGTATAATACTATAACAATTGACTTCTCATTTCATTTACTAAACTTTGAAACCCTCATGCTCCAGATTAGTGATGACAAaatgaataaaagaaaccaaTTATCCTCCCATATTATTCATTAAAatatgggttggataatgaactatttaaaaacggatcaaatatggataagaaccattttatccatttagaaaatggataaataATGTATAACTAATATGTTTAACTTTTACGTTTGTAAAActtcaaattgggggttcctcaagtttggaaaactcaaagtgatcatattcaaaaaGACATACATAATATGGTATTATCCGTCGGTTAACccatttttatccgtattaaatgtgggtcgggtcggataatttatccgtttttgtaTTACCCGTCCCATATCCGACCCACCCGTTTGCCACTCTACTCCAGATGGCTATTACAAGTAAAGCATGATTATGGTTATTAATCAAAATAAACTTTGCACCCATTCAGcctctaaatcctcaaattacatTTCTACAGCAGATTGTAAACTGCTTAAAATGAACAACTTTGTGCCAATGCAGTTTTGCTTCAAAGCTAGCAAGAGACTTTTTAAACAGTGGAGCTGCATATTTAGCTTGAAAATGGATTTTTTTTCCAACCTATAAAAAATGATCTATAATATCACTTTTGGGATATCATTAGATACATGTAACTAAGTATTTTCTGTACCAACCAGCAGTTTTAACTACTTGAACCGAGTTAGAGCGCTAGTAGCATCAAATCTTCTTGTTTGCTCAGTCATTCCAATTGAGTATTGTACAAACTAATTCTCTGTTTACTTAATTTTCtagttataattttttttacatcatataaaaaagagagaagagtGGGGAATCTCTCCTACGTTAGGCATGTACTTGACAAAGAAGGATCCAGTGATGAAGCATGCAACTATATGAAGGCAGAAAGAAGGGGTCTGAAACCTATTGCAGAAAAATCAGATGGAGAAAGGGGGAAAGGGAATGAAAATAAAAGGGAAAACACAGACTTACAAACACCTGCATGTACATAAAGGAGGATTAGTAATACCTCCTTGCTATGAGGCCATGTGGATGAACAATAATTCTTTTTCTCATAAAAAAGAGACAACCTTTGCATTAGTTCTTTGATTATGGCACGATCAGTTGTTCCATACAGCAAAATCTAAACTTGCTTTGTGGCTCTTTTCCGATAGCATATCAGAATAAAGCTTACTGGACACTACCAGTTGAAGTCCCTAATGCAAATGTCAGCACTTAGATCACACGTTCAGCCGCTGCAACACCACACTATTATATCTCCTATCGCATACGAATTGAGGAGCCTCTACATGATAGTAACATGAAGTTCAAAAATCTAATGCAGAAGTTACAAAAACAAAATTACATTTTGTAATATGGCAAATATTTTGACTAATGGAGTTCATCATATTTGCAAAGTAGACTTTGTTGgaaatattctttgggacccaaaaatattgaattgtgtggtggatatcatttgcacaagttgtatcttttcttttaaaactcagaggccaagacttttttgcatATAAAAGGAAAGgacattagttcattttaaacaCACCAACGAGACTTGAGTTTTCATTTATTGTTTCTTCCTTTACtcttttattaagagtgttttgtatgagagttgagt of Nicotiana tomentosiformis chromosome 7, ASM39032v3, whole genome shotgun sequence contains these proteins:
- the LOC104100422 gene encoding G-type lectin S-receptor-like serine/threonine-protein kinase SD2-5, producing the protein MIAKQRQYFAILLFIYLLFCLSDFAISQSSWNIDFSRLNSTVGLSSLWINRPSHLFINSTTDDFYSLTPILLRGNAGPRFLCGFCCNYNATECFLGILLFPKDIKNFPHLVWSANRNHPVKVNATLQLGRDGNLVLADSDGTLVWSTNTTGKSISGLNLTERGNIVLFDKRKRAIWQSFDHPTDCLLPGQKLVSGRKLTATISSTNQSFSFTVLNGSLVTSIDTDPPQYYTALNQYDAQGSPYYDFDGRTFTALQDPYTSETQFIKLGPDGHIRVYQSDAFDWKELSEVLSSDLGNCGYPMVCGRYSICTNDKQCNCPVEGNFFRPINRNPDLGCSQLTSISCNSLQYHSLIELKETTYFAFETNFKPSSSIWFEGTKLEDCKTACLSNCSCKAVVWSGTPRKNCLLLNEVFSFMDNWAERDKTTVFLKVQNSLKAQYQSPIISRRKQSRPLKVIVASTLAVFVGIVVSITVWFVLFKKRTLHDKARDLLDLATILPGILTRFSFNDLKVITENFSRKLGEGGFGSVYEGTLSNGTKIAVKHLDCVAQGKDSFLTEVKIVGGIHHVNLVKLIGFCAEKSHRLLIYEHMVNGSLDRFISHKNPANGLTWHTRLRIISDIAKGLAYLHEECNQKIIHLDIKPQNILLDQNFNAKISDFGLSKLIEKNKSKVVTRMRGTRGYLAPEWLSSVITEKVDVYAFGIVLLELLCGRKNLDWSQADEEDVHLVSVFRRKAEQEQLMDMVDKNNEDMQLHKEAVTEMMSIAAWCLQGDFTKKPSMTLVVKALEGLVSVETNLDYNFTNVPQVGTGNQQREITISSVLPSILSGPR